A genomic stretch from Campylobacter sp. MG1 includes:
- the rpsT gene encoding 30S ribosomal protein S20, whose translation MANHKSSEKRARQTIKKTIRNRFYRTRLKNITRAVREAAAANDNEAAAAALKVANKKIHEMVSRGFIKKQTASRKVSRLALLVNKIGA comes from the coding sequence ATGGCAAATCATAAATCATCAGAAAAAAGAGCTAGACAAACAATTAAAAAAACTATTAGAAACAGATTCTATAGAACAAGACTTAAAAACATTACTCGTGCAGTTCGTGAAGCAGCAGCAGCTAATGATAATGAAGCAGCAGCAGCAGCTTTAAAAGTAGCTAATAAAAAAATTCACGAAATGGTAAGCCGTGGTTTTATTAAAAAACAAACAGCTTCAAGAAAAGTAAGTCGTTTAGCACTTTTAGTAAATAAAATTGGTGCATAA
- the prfA gene encoding peptide chain release factor 1, giving the protein MLASKLEPFLKRYEEIQAFLSNIENTTDLAKVTALSKEQKSLEDIVEVAKKYLNTLDSIEENKTLLQDPDLGDLAKEELKELEELKPKLEEEIKILLLPKDPNDDKNIFLEIRAGTGGDEAALFVGDLFKAYARYAEDKNYKIEVVSQSEGSAGGFKEIILLIKGDKAYSRLKYEGGTHRVQRVPATESQGRVHTSAITVAVMPEVEDSDIEINPNDLKIDVMRSSGHGGQSVNTTDSAVRITHIPTGLVVVNQDGKSQHKNKESALKVLKARLYEMQEQERLAKERESRKSQVGSGDRSERIRTYNYPQNRISDHRINLTLHRLDIIMQDGLLDEIIEPLIAHYQSEALNEANFN; this is encoded by the coding sequence ATGCTAGCAAGCAAACTTGAACCTTTCTTAAAACGCTATGAAGAAATTCAAGCGTTTTTAAGTAATATTGAAAATACTACAGATTTAGCAAAAGTTACAGCCTTATCAAAAGAACAAAAAAGTTTAGAAGATATAGTTGAGGTTGCTAAAAAATATTTAAATACGCTAGATTCAATTGAAGAAAATAAAACTTTATTGCAAGACCCTGATTTAGGTGATTTAGCTAAAGAAGAATTAAAAGAATTAGAAGAATTAAAACCTAAATTAGAAGAAGAAATAAAAATACTTTTATTACCAAAAGACCCAAATGATGATAAGAATATTTTCTTAGAAATTAGAGCTGGAACTGGTGGAGATGAAGCTGCTTTATTTGTCGGAGATTTATTTAAAGCTTATGCAAGATATGCTGAAGATAAAAATTATAAAATAGAAGTAGTTAGTCAAAGTGAAGGCAGTGCAGGTGGATTTAAGGAGATTATTTTATTAATTAAAGGCGATAAAGCTTATTCAAGATTAAAATACGAAGGTGGCACACACAGAGTTCAAAGAGTTCCTGCTACAGAATCTCAAGGCAGAGTTCATACAAGTGCTATAACCGTTGCGGTTATGCCTGAAGTAGAAGATAGTGATATTGAAATAAATCCAAATGATTTAAAAATTGATGTAATGAGAAGTAGTGGTCATGGTGGTCAGAGTGTAAATACTACTGATTCTGCAGTTAGAATTACGCATATTCCAACAGGTTTAGTTGTTGTTAATCAAGATGGTAAAAGTCAGCATAAAAATAAAGAAAGTGCTTTAAAAGTTTTAAAAGCAAGACTTTATGAAATGCAAGAGCAAGAAAGATTAGCAAAAGAGCGAGAGAGTAGAAAATCTCAAGTTGGAAGTGGAGATAGAAGTGAAAGAATTAGAACTTATAATTATCCACAAAATAGAATAAGTGATCACAGAATAAATCTTACTTTACACAGATTAGACATAATTATGCAAGATGGTTTATTAGATGAAATCATTGAACCATTAATAGCTCACTATCAATCAGAGGCTTTAAACGAAGCTAATTTTAATTAA